From the genome of Phyllostomus discolor isolate MPI-MPIP mPhyDis1 chromosome 12, mPhyDis1.pri.v3, whole genome shotgun sequence, one region includes:
- the LOC114510571 gene encoding vomeronasal type-1 receptor 1-like, producing MGIGVSLRTICLYFGFQAIKLNPSIWRWMELKIRSLKFIAFLCSLCWFLQILMNSFVPLAINGPLNGKNFSVENNDVHCSWHRNEGFVGSFTTVIYFCPHFMSLGFVIWACSSLVLVLHRHKQRVQCICSSRLSPRPSFEAKATCTILILMSSFVTLYSAYLILSVHTALPTNQGQWMLNICEIAVSSFPSFFPFVLIISDTRISQFCLPCWNRKCIS from the coding sequence ATGGGCATAGGAGTTTCCTTAAGAACCATCTGTCTCTACTTTGGCTTCCAGGCCATTAAGCTGAACCCCAGTATTTGGAGGTGGATGGAGCTCAAGATTAGATCCCTAAAGTTCATTGCCTTCCTCTGTTCCCTTTGCTGGTTCCTGCAAATTTTGATGAATTCATTTGTTCCCCTGGCAATAAATGGTCCCTTGAACGGGAAGAACTTCAGTGTGGAAAATAATGATGTGCACTGTTCTTGGCATAGAAATGAGGGTTTTGTAGGCTCATTCACTACAGTGATTTATTTTTGCCCTCACTTTATGAGTTTGGGCTTCGTAATCTGGGCCTGTAGCTCACTGGTTCTTGTCCTGCACAGACACAAGCAGCGAGTCCAATGCATTTGCAGCAGCAGACTCTCCCCCAGACCTTCCTTTGAGGCTAAAGCCACATGCACCATCCTGATCCTGATGAGCAGTTTTGTTACACTGTATTCAGCCTATTTAATTTTGTCAGTTCATACAGCTCTACCAACAAATCAAGGCCAGTGGATGCTGAACATCTGTGAGATTGCAGTATCATCTTTTCCATCATTCTTCCCCTTTGTGCTCATCATCAGTGACACCCGGATCTCTCAGTTCTGCTTGCCCTGCTGGAATAGGAAATGCATTTCTTAA
- the LOC114511669 gene encoding vomeronasal type-1 receptor 1-like, protein MLSAGLDKRIVLLTQTGIGLLGNIFLFCLYTFTSLTQHNFRPTDLILLQLVSANCVSLFSKGIPQAMAASGWRYFLDDNGCKCVFYFYSMGIGVSLRTICLYFGFQAIKLNPSIWRWMELKIRSLKFIAFLCSLCWFLQILMNSFVPLAINGPLNGKNFSVENNDVHCSWHRNEGFVGSFTTVIYFCPHFMSLGFVIWACSSLVLVLHRHKQRVQCICSSRLSPRPSFEAKATCTILILVSSFVTVYSAYLILSVYIALPTNQGQWMLNISEIAVSSFPSFFPFVLIISDTRISQFCLPCWNRKCIS, encoded by the coding sequence ATGCTGTCCGCTGGCTTGGACAAGAGGATTGTGTTGCTCACTCAGACAGGAATTGGCCTCCTGGGAAATATCTTCCTCTTTTGTCTTTATACCTTCACTTCCCTCACCCAACATAATTTTAGACCCACAGACCTCATTCTCTTGCAGCTGGTCTCAGCCAATTGTGTGAGTCTTTTCTCTAAAGGCATCCCTCAGGCAATGGCAGCTTCTGGATGGAGGTATTTCCTGGATGATAATGGGTGtaaatgtgtcttctatttttacAGCATGGGCATAGGAGTTTCCTTAAGAACCATCTGTCTCTACTTTGGCTTCCAGGCCATTAAGCTGAACCCCAGTATTTGGAGGTGGATGGAGCTCAAGATTAGATCCCTAAAGTTCATTGCCTTCCTCTGTTCCCTTTGCTGGTTCCTGCAAATTTTGATGAATTCATTTGTTCCCCTGGCAATAAATGGTCCCTTGAACGGGAAGAACTTCAGTGTGGAAAATAATGATGTGCACTGTTCTTGGCATAGAAATGAGGGTTTTGTAGGCTCATTCACTACAGTGATTTATTTTTGCCCTCACTTTATGAGTTTGGGCTTCGTAATCTGGGCCTGTAGCTCACTGGTTCTTGTCCTGCACAGACACAAGCAGCGAGTCCAATGCATTTGCAGCAGCAGACTCTCCCCCAGACCTTCCTTTGAGGCTAAAGCCACATGCACCATCCTGATCCTGGTGAGCAGTTTTGTTACAGTGTATTCAGCCTATTTAATTTTGTCAGTTTATATAGCTCTACCAACAAATCAAGGCCAGTGGATGCTGAACATCTCTGAGATTGCGGTATCATCTTTTCCATCATTCTTCCCCTTTGTGCTCATCATCAGTGACACCCGGATCTCTCAGTTCTGCTTGCCCTGCTGGAATAGGAAATGCATTTCTTAA